GTCTAAGAAGGCTTCGGTTGATTGAAGCTCATTTTGACCTATGAAACCTTTAATTGACAATTAATCGTAAgttaattatttgtttcaatTCATTACACGAACCCATTTCGGTCCATGTTCAGGTCCTGCTGTACTCCTCGGTCCATTTGACTCGCTCGCTGCTCAGCTGGTTGCTGAGCGACGACGGGCGGCTGATGACGGAGCTGTGGCAGGCTGCGGCTTGGATCGGAGACTCTGGACACTTTGAGGTCTCTGCGGCGTTCTGCCGGCTGCTGTTCCCTGAAGGTATCAGTACTActtcaagcttttatttaagCTGATTTGAAATTATTCTAGAGATTTTAGTTAATAATTAGAGCTGGGTGATACAGCACCGTACAGTACtctcttaaaagtaaaattaattttttctttcagatctgattttatttatttattttttttattaagatgacagaaaccattttcaaaagtGACTTATTTCAGTCATTCCTCCTGAGAGTTGTGCAATGGAGTATTGGGGACCAGCTACAAGAGTctttaattatgaaaatatagtCATTAGCAGAATAAATGCAACTTTACTAGAAGAACTTCTTAAATATGAGAagtcatttaataaaaaatagcctgaataattttttttttggttgaggAGTTTTTGTAAAATGACTTAATTCTCCTAATATTATTTCAACATTAATGTCATTCTactgtattcttgtaatatGACCCTATTCTTGTAGTATACCTGaatttatagtgcaaatatattataTGGCAGCTTCCCAAGCAAGATGGCGGCTTTGATCGTGTTGACATCACTCTGAATTAAGAAAAGCtttagtggggaaaaaaatccagatgttCCAAagattaaatcttcaaaaattaGATTAAtggataaaattaatttatctcCCAGCCCTGACATTAACTAATCGATTGGTTTGTCATACAGGTGACGTCAGGATATTTTCCAGGAAACATTCCAAAACACTCCACCTCTCTGAAGCTGAAGCTGGCAGCCTGCAGGCGTTAGTTTGTTACCACAGTCTGTATGAGTGCTGGTGGAGGGACTCGGTGGTCCAAAACGGACCTGGCTTCTGCAGCAACGACGAGCCGAACGACGAGGCAGGAGCGGCGGAGTTGAAAGAGCGGTGCTCTCAAGGACTGGACTTTGAGCCATCAGTGCTTCTGTCAGAGCCTCACGCCGCCTGTCAGGCCACTCAGAGGTCAGTGAGGGAGACCCAGGAGCGACTGTCCACCATGGTTCTGCAGCACAGCCGTGTCCGAGATGGACAGATGGAATCTGGGAACCAACAGGAAGGCAGTCCGCTTCAGACAGCAACCTCAGACGTTGAGCAACGGTCAGGATTGTTCTTgcttatttccattttctttatCTGGAGAAGTGGCTCTTAAAGTATCATAAAAAAGgtctaaatttaaacaaaatttcctCATCaggtttcacattttgttgtgcTGTGTCTCATATTTGTACATTTCAGCAGCTGTGTTAAGTCTGCCATTAAGCTTACTGTGTCTTTAAAAGTCCCAACCCTAGATGTAATAACACCTGATTTGTATGGCGGAGctggttttagttttacttAATGTTTGTCTTCAAGTCAAATTCTTTGGAACATTTCAGACCAAAGTGACTCTGTTGCTCTTCTTCCTGATGTTTCCCTCCTTTTTTGCAgatctgaggaggaggaggagacttTCCTCTCTTTGTCCTCAAAGATGTCCAAACTCCAACAGACCCTGGAAAACATTCCCAACACAATCAAGGTAATTAAAGTTGGTTGGCGAGTCTGGATACCAACAATTCCAAGAGATGGACAACTcctttggatgtttttgtctTGCAGATGTTTCCTCGTCCAGATGTGGTGGAATGTTGCCTTGTTCTCTTGCATCTCGACAAGTCGTCTTCCGTCTCAGACGTCCTTCGACAACAGGCCAAAGATCTGCTCCGAAAATACGGAACCAGTCTGCCTGTCCTGAAAGCGTCCCGAGGATTCCTGACGTGATCTGGTTTTCCTTTAGACTGAAACACCTCACTCGCACAgcttttttggaaataaaataaatctttgaaacAGATCCTGAGTCGAGTGAAACTACATCGCAACGTCCTCTACCTGGTCAGAAGATGAAATCTTATCTTCTCAACAAACCtggaagcagaaaacagaacGACTGAACCCACAGAGCATTTACCTCATTCAAAAtgagctaaaacatttttaatttttgttgaacttatacattttaatttacaggCCCTTCCAgcattaacttaaaaaaataaatccctgCAGGGGGGGAACGAAAGAGAAGTCTTTAAAATCCCAGGATGTCAGGCGCTGGTCCCacgctgtaaaaacaaacacgtttaaaaaaaattgatccGACTTGTTTGGCCTGAGACTCGGCTAAAAACTGACATGGAAAGAAACGAGTCGGCCGCTAAGGGATCTGTTCCCGCTCCGAGTCCACTGAAAAAGTCGCTCAGATATGTTCACACAAGTTCCTTGgagagcagaaatattttttttttttttttttttttttttttaaacgagcGAAGCTGAGCGGCCGCTCAGTGTTTGTTGTTGGTCTCCTCCTGTCCCGACCCAGAGAGCCCGTTCTGTGGCTGGCTGGATCCAGATCCCAGGCCGTATAGCCGACCGCAGTACTTGGCGTCGTCGATGTGGTCTtcaaagaaaagctgcaaagaCAAGAAcagcttaaattaaaaacagggCTGTGCTAAAGTTTTCAACTACCCtaattcctttttattttccctttcaaAAAGTTCTGATATACAGATTCTGAGGGTTTTTCTCTCTGGACTTCAGCTGCTTTTCAACACAGTCCTTGAAAAATTAAGTTTTGCCAAGCATAACCAAAACTGAACATGTTACAAGTTTAATAAGCAGGTaaataaatatgacagaaatcagaaaaacaagcagagaaGCAAAATTGATATGATGCAATACTACTAATATGTGAGGCCATcctaaagtttaaacatttatttgataactgcATTAACTGGTCAGAAACCCACAAATAAGACCAAACGAACACccttcagtgtggaagttgtttCTGGGGGAAGAATACTACACGTTTCCACCATCTGTGAGGTGTGTAAAGGTAAATTTAGAGCAGCTTATTTACACAGCTGCTGAAGAAGAAACAATTGTTAGATAACAGGAAtgctgtaaagaaaacaaaggttATCAGTTTTACTCTTTAgagctttaaatgtttgttacagGACATGTTGGTAGCTTTTGGGGAATCTGATAATTGAGGTAAAGGTCCAATTACTCCAGGGAATTCAACCCGACACTCTTATTTACACAGTTGGTGCGGATAGTTAGGCTAATTTCTAGCTTGttgaaaatggtaaaaatactgttttacaGTATTTCTCCTTGCGTCTGCTCCGAATACAAACaactcaaagaacaaaaatatgttaCACAAAACTCTGATCGTgccattaaacacaaaacaactcGGAATCTCAGGGCAAATCTTTCTATTTTTGACCCTTTTCATTACTGCTTagcattttttgcaaaaaaataaaaaaaaatacaattttaatgtCTGGTTTTGGTGAAACATCAAATGccattaaaaggaaaaaaataacttgttaaatgaacattaaagacagaaaaggGTTGACTCATACTTTTGACCATATCCGATCCAAGCTTATCTACCTCATTAATACTCACTGTACAGAACAATTtcaaaaatttataaaatacagagGACTACTTCAGTTGCATAACTTCCAAGGTTGAGGCTCAGTTTACCTCTTTCATCCTGAAGAAAGCCATCCCTGTGAGCAGTGAGTCGGATCCGGCCTGATGCTGCCGTCCGATCCTCTTCAGCTCCAGCTGATCGGCTACTTCCTGCAGGCCTccctgcagcacaaacacagcagGCGGGTGAATCCTGTCTCCTCCAGTGACCAAACTGGTTCAAATAAAAGACGTGGTTACATTTCAGCAAACCTTGAGACTTTTGCAGCTCTTCATCAGGTACTTGACGTCGTAGATTGCAGGAAAAAACAAGTTGAGGATCTGAAAGAAGTCGTGCTCCTCCTCGGGAAGCCGAGCATCAGTCAGAAGCTTCACCAGATAGCCAAAGTCATAACCGCTGAAAAATCAAAGATGGGAATGTTCATCACAATACTTACGAATCACAGGGGATACATCTgctaggtttaaaaaaaaaaaggaaaaacagccAACCTGTGGAAGGAGAGCCACTTGACGTTTTCACAAAGCACCAGGCCGGACGTCATGAGGAGCTCTGCAAAGTACAGCGTGTCGATTCCTTCTTCTTCGTGTTTTTTGAACTGGAGGCCGGAGTTCTGCAGCAGGTCGATGGAGTCCTGCGAATACATGTCTTCTCTGAGGAGAAGATCGACGTCACATTACACAAACAACACTAAATGTTCATCATCAAAAGATATTGTGTTCACCCTGAATCACCAGGGAAACGGTTTTAGACCTACGTGAGGTTGAATTTGAAGTTGAACTGCCACGTCGTCGTGCCCGGAGGATAAGTGCCGTCCTCGTTCATGAACGTGAGTCCGAGCTGGATGATCTTCAGGAGGTCCACGTTGCACCTCAGCAGCTGGTACTGGTAGTCCACCGTGCTGCGAAACTCTCCGATTGGCCGCACAACGACCCCAGGGAACTCTGTGTCCTGTGTGAGACGTAAACATCACTGATCTGTTAAAGTGACAAGAGTCAGCCACTTCGTCTGATCTCTCAAAGGAAAGGAAACAGGAGTAGTTCAGGTATGGTTCAGATTTGGATTTGTGAGCACAGTGGATCAATTGATTATTAACAGCGTAGGATGCATGTACGTAAAATTTGTTTTGCTGAACCAACAGTCAAAACTCTCACCATGGCGACGTAGTTGTAGCTTTGGATAATCTGTCTGATCTTTTTCATCTCTTCTTCCACATTGCTCGCCCAGACTTCACAGATGATCTGACTGGAATCTGCAAGTGCAGCTGGCATGTTGGTGGGCCGGAAGAGAAGCTAAACTCCCAGCAGTCCTGCGGCACTCAGTGGGAGGCAAAGAGCGAATCCGATACAGAAAAGAgggacaatcctggaagaaggaaaggaaaatgTCAGCCAGTTTACCCCTTAATTAGCAGTGAACATGCAGAAAAACCTGCAATACAAATTAAAACCTATCACATTCCGGTctgtaaaaacagctgaaaaactcATCTTCTCTGATGCACCTGTATCAAGATTACAAACATATCCTTCAACGCACAAACGTGGAGATATAAAATATCGCTGTTTTACAACTATAACTGTTtctatatttgaaataaacataacGGGCTGGCATGCCTGATTCAAGAAATGGACAAAAAGGAGCAAAACATCAGACAAAGCAGACAATAAACCTCCAGAAAGCCTGTAGAACTGTAGTTTGAGCTACTTTAAGAAAAAATCTAGCTCCTCTGTAGGGAATAATAACTAATTATTAATGCACAATAACTCTTTCCTTTAGAGCCTTTTACACTTTGACCCTATTTGCTATACGtgatcattttagttttttcatgtttaatcatcatcaaaatgtaatgccCAACATTTAGATTAACTGAGATAGAATATTAAGAATTTTTTCATCCTGTTGCCATGACAGCAGAAAGAGCAACCGTTAGCTTAGTTAGTTCAAATTCAACTAGAAAGCACCAAATACAACgaaaaatgttaactacaaGGAGTATGCTTACACAACATTAATTAAATTCACTGTAAGCGAccagtttgaaacaaaaacaaacgacGCCACGACGGGGACACTAGCATTTAGCTTAGCATCGAAGCTAACCTTCGACTGGAAGCGGCACAAAAACAAAGCGGAAATAAGAAGCGCTTCCCTGTTCCACTCCTCCGCGTGTTGtactcgagctttatttgccgTAAGGATAACACACTGACGTTgggaaaattattaaaatgtaattttacctGCTGTTTTCTTCAATCAAAGCCTGTCTGCCTGgttgatgatgatgttttcTTATTCGTTTTCTTTTCGCCTCTTCGTCTTCAAAACGCACAGCAGCACCACCTGCTGACAGGGAGTGATTGCGTGATGACGTGATATCTACTAGCCCCTCACGTACTCAATAGTTAAAATACGAGAACAAATTCAAGCCTTATTTTACAGTAGCATActgttttttctgatttattgtgATTGCTTGATATGATTGTTACCGTTTCTAATCTTTTCCCAGTGGCTACTGatatgtttgttctttttaaagaaaatgtttttaaaattacaaacaaaactataaaacacATACTGCTTCtgcatttaacttttttagTGATAAACCCGGCTGTTTGGATGaagatgttttaatatttttaaacctgCATGTTGCTTTCATATTCTGGACTGTATTTGAAACTGATAATGGCATCAtgttgttttatattgttttcagACATGACAGTCTAATTTCCTATCAGAAGCAAATATCTTGGctgaaagaaaatcattcaaaatttaaatctgtcaggggtttgaataattttgggctttaATGTATGTTGTTGGGATTATCTCTCACTTCATTTATTCCATATTGACAATATATCTGttcagtaaagaaaaagaaTCCATTGTCATTCcatttacctttttatttagttgagaCTGAAGCAGGATAACACTTCTGATCTATTTCCacataatatttttgaaaataaagagtTCTTTGAGACCGTTTTGATCTGTGTGCTGTTAAAGTAGAAAGCACAAGGATGtttatatttcctttttgttttcttagatCTGGCAGAGCTGGCAGATCCAAATATTCCAGGTCAGGACCTCAGTAAGTCAATTTACTGTACAGaacatgtaaaacaacaacaaaaaaataacactgaGTGACAGAGAGCTGTTCATAAAAATGTTGAGACATCGTGTCAGTCTTCTGATGGTGTCAGTTCCCAAAACAGCAGAGATCAGAGATCACTGCTCCGCCCGTCCAGCTCTCCTCTGGATGTGGGAAATCTCCAGTATCGGCATGAGGAGCTGGAAGGCATCCTGGATGTAAGATGCACTGTTGGAAGCCTGAGCAAGataaaaattgatttaattttgtaaatgtcatagagtaaaaaaaaaaaaaagcaaacttgaAATGTGGTGCACAAAATTATAAATGGAGTGATGGACCAAGAACACATCCCTGCTGGACTACAAAGCAAAGCAATTTACAAAATGGCAGCAGTTCTTTCCCAGACTTCCACCCACTTTCCATCTCTTATTTATGTAACTCAAAAGTGTGGACCGACTCACACCTGTCCAGTAAAAGACCACTGTCTCATGATTTGTGGTGCCAATCCCTATCGAATCTTTCAAGTCAACCTTTTTGCCACACAAACGCAAATACTGctcttaaaaacatttccatgtgTAAAATGCCTCTTTAGGACACCGGCCACATAATAAACTGCTCACAGTGACTgtgtttattcatattttcaaatttattgatattcttattggaaaaaaaaaacaatggagaaaaatagtaaaaaataacaatgctGACAATACAGACAGTTTTAGGATTTTTCTAAACACAtaattaattggaatttatcatcacaataaatccaaattttatcacaagaaatttatcacaataaatgaaacaataaatgtCTAACCTTAGATACAAGCTGCTTTAATTCGATTCCTGTTCTTGATTCAATCAAACATTAATGATTAAAGCTTATTGTAAAGTAAGTGTTTGTTATAAAACATCAAATGAGCACAAACCTCGAGAAAGATTCCTGTAATCAGCGGGTTCAGGACATCTCCCTTCtctttaaactgtaaaaaacacaCCAACCAGAACTCTGACTATTACCtcaaaactttgtatttattcagactaaaaatattaactgcTGCGGTTCTGAgtgcaaaattaaaatgaaacatgaataCTCGTCCTCCAGGCTAACAGTTGACTTACCCCCGCTGTGGTCAGGCAGGAGGTGAACTTCTTGGAAAGCAGAGAGATTTCTTTACACAGGACGACAGTTAGTCTGAAAACAGACAGATTTAATGCAATTGGCTTCCCTCaccatgtctgtgtgtgtggaaaCTAGAAAATGTAACATGGCTTTACTGTGACAGGACGTTGGCGTCTGTGCTGCCGTTGGAGAACAGGATCATCTCGGCCAGTTTGTGGAAAAGCTCAATGGAGCGAGCAGTCAGCTCTGCGAGACTCCGGATGGCTGTAGCATGTACATCCTAAAGAATTTTACAACATCTGTTTATACTGTACTTTCTAGGAATTACAAATTTCAACTTCCAGAAGCGCACCAAACTCTTAAAAATACTgttctgttttcctcttttcaacTTATCCTTTGTTTGTGACTTCACAAACTGACCATGGACTCACCTCTGCAGAGTGCGTCCTCTCAGTCTCTTCGCCGTCTTCCTGTGGTACGCTCATGTCGCTGATCGTGCTGCGGGCGTTCTGACAGGCCTGATAGATTACAGAGACGATGCCGTTATTgctaacatttaaaatacaatcatTGAACATAAGAAATGGAGCAACTGACAGACTGGAATTCCTCAAATCTGATAGCTGAGTGAAACGTTATTCCATTCCAAATGTAATGGTAGcataatgtatttaaatttggATTGCTTTTGTAAAATTAGACTAAACATTACCCTTTATGACTGTGGCTGTTAGCAATTTGGACACTAATTGTTTGGAGGTCGACCACATCTCGACAGCTCTTGACATTTAACATTGCACATTAATCCTCCAGCACTGGAATACATTTAGATCTGTCATAGCATAATTATTATAAGTAGCTAACTACTCCAGAACCCTCCATCTAACTTCATAAAATCCAGACAGGAATCGGTCACAGACGTAATAAAGTCATACCTTAATGAGTTTGTTTTCTGTGGCAGAAACACTGAGACCATCAACGGCTGACGTTAAATCCTTCTCAAACTCTGTGCCATCTTCGTCTGGGATCAGATGAACAAAGACAGTTTAATCCTGGTGACTTTCATGCTGGTGCAGACGTGctaacccccccaaaaaactaagTCTTACCTTTCTTGTCGTCGACCTCCTCGTCATCAAACTCCACCATGGAGAAAGATTCCTTGATTTGGTCCAGCTCCTCTCTGAGCTGGACCAGCTCGTCTCCAGACAGAGTCGTCAGCACAGACTTCACCTAAGTGAAACACACAGAACTAAGAATAAAAACCCAGGGCACCTTGTCCTTTGTAATTTGATGAGCAGAAACATTAGCTTCTCGAAGGTCTATGCCAGTGTTGGACACTCTTCTGCTCataacaaatataatttttggtGTAACAGCTAAACATTTTTGCTAAGTTTGAAAACATCTAGGTTCCCTTAAATTAAATGTCCACAGAAATTCTAAAGCGCTAAATTTACTTGGTTGTTTTGTAACCTATCAGTTGagtaaagttcaacatctgtgttgaagttttggtaaTCGActaaaaattcttaaaactgAGATCCAGTAAGAGGAGTACTTAATGTGCGACTGTCACAGGATGATTGCCttttaaaactttgataaaATGTCAAGACTTGATCAAATTagacataaaagtaaaatatcttgCATATTATCTTTAATTTCAatacaacctttttttttttaaagcaattagGGAAGCTGTACCTTAGATTCGCTCTCTCTGGACAGGATCTCCAGGGCTTCTAGGTGTGACAAACCCTGGAATTCATCAAACAGCATCCCGTAGTGCGCCACCACCTTCTTCTCTGTATCTGATGACTCTTTCTTTGCCGTCTGCAGCTCCTCTCGCTCTTTAGCCTCCCGCAAAACCTgacaaagaagcagaagaagaaataaattggGATTTTTACTTTACCTTCCCCTATCAACTCATTTAGACTTTACCCACCTGAGACAGAGAGGCGTTCCTGTTCATCAGTCCTTTGGTCTTCTTAAAGCCAGGATCTCCTTCAGCTATCACATCCATCGTCTTCTTCCCAATGAACTCCAGAGCGTCCAGACCTCCTGTGATCACAGACTTCCCCTATGGAGATGTTTACTTTATTTGAGATCATTTAGCTGGATAAAAAGTGACC
This region of Xiphophorus hellerii strain 12219 chromosome 11, Xiphophorus_hellerii-4.1, whole genome shotgun sequence genomic DNA includes:
- the cnot8 gene encoding CCR4-NOT transcription complex subunit 8 translates to MPAALADSSQIICEVWASNVEEEMKKIRQIIQSYNYVAMDTEFPGVVVRPIGEFRSTVDYQYQLLRCNVDLLKIIQLGLTFMNEDGTYPPGTTTWQFNFKFNLTEDMYSQDSIDLLQNSGLQFKKHEEEGIDTLYFAELLMTSGLVLCENVKWLSFHSGYDFGYLVKLLTDARLPEEEHDFFQILNLFFPAIYDVKYLMKSCKSLKGGLQEVADQLELKRIGRQHQAGSDSLLTGMAFFRMKELFFEDHIDDAKYCGRLYGLGSGSSQPQNGLSGSGQEETNNKH
- the fam114a2 gene encoding protein FAM114A2, which translates into the protein MSEKMSDSEAPHSESDGTEGAPGIQDPSPAETPDNSTDVAPTRKARRRPETKPAEETQPTPKAEEEQQPAKTPSESTVSQGGWGYWGSWGKSILSTATATVTTVGQGLTQVIEKAETSLGIPSPTELSAKVEEEEKHRGEGSSETEKSATDGSSPAGGAMGMFSSLTSVVQTTGKSVITGGLDALEFIGKKTMDVIAEGDPGFKKTKGLMNRNASLSQVLREAKEREELQTAKKESSDTEKKVVAHYGMLFDEFQGLSHLEALEILSRESESKVKSVLTTLSGDELVQLREELDQIKESFSMVEFDDEEVDDKKDEDGTEFEKDLTSAVDGLSVSATENKLIKACQNARSTISDMSVPQEDGEETERTHSAEDVHATAIRSLAELTARSIELFHKLAEMILFSNGSTDANVLSQLTVVLCKEISLLSKKFTSCLTTAGFKEKGDVLNPLITGIFLEASNSASYIQDAFQLLMPILEISHIQRRAGRAEQ